The segment TCCAATGAATAATTTAGATACAAACAATCTTTTGGGATATGCTTCATTTTTTTGGGGCACCTCACATTATATTGTTAGGGGAGTGTTACATTGGACTTAAGCAAATATAAGAAAAGAACAGCTACCAAAAAGGCTTACAGAAAATTTAGACGGGGCAAATATGAAGAATCTCTGGAAGTTTACAACAACATTTTAGAAAATTATCCAGAACATACCAACGCCTGGTTCGGTAAAGCAATGGTTTTAGAAGCAATGGGAAAACTTGAAAATGCTTTAGAATTTTATGATAAAACGTTAGAACTGGATCCAGGGTACTTCGGTGCCTGGTACAATAGGGGAAACACTCTTATCAAGCTTGAAAGGTTTTCTGAGGCTTTGGATAGTTATGATGAGGCTTTGAAGTTGGATCCTGAGTACTTTGGTGCCTGGTACAATAGGGGAAACACTCTTATCAAGCTTGAAAGGTTTTCTGAGGCTTTGGATAGTTATGATGAGGCTTTGAAGCTGGAACCAAAGAATGTTGAAGTACTGTACAATAGGGGGTACGCCCTGGCGTATTTGGAGAGGTTTTCTGAGGCTTTGGATAGTTATGATGAGGTTTTAAAGAGGGATTCAAAGTATTTTGATGCATGGTACAATAGGGGGTACACTTTGGCGTATTTGGAGAGGTTTTCTGAGGCTTTGGATAGTTATGATGAGGCTTTGAAGCTGAATCCAAAGAATGCTGAACTATGGTACAATAAAGCTAAAACCTTTGAAAAACTTGATAAACCTCAGGAAGCCATAGAAAGTTATGATGAAGCCTTAAGAATAAACTTAAACTACGTTGATGCATGGTACAGTAGGGGCATGGTCATGGTAAAATTAGGTAAAAATGAAGAAGCATTGGAATGTTTTGATAAATCCTTAGAGTTGAATCCTGATTTTGAACCAGCTTTAAAAGCTAAAAAAGCTATTTCAGATGCTGAAGTATAACTCTTTTTTTGATCTTTTTTTTTAGAGGTTCTGAGAACCATCAACAGTTAAAGCTGACTGAATATGAGTTTTTCAGTACCTAAGGATCTTTAGGATAGAATTGACTATTATTGATGTTTTTGGTGGTGCTAAAGTAGACTGAAACAGGATGCTGGCACATGATCCTTCAGCTTTTGATCCAAAATTTGAACCTCAAACTAGTAGTACCATGAAAAACATATCATTTAAAAGGATGATAAACCTTATAAATACATTACAAGAATAAAGAAATATCTTAAAATCAGATAGGCCTTCAATTAGTTAATATTTATCCAAAAAAAGATGTTAAAAGTGATTTTTAATGAACTACTACCACGATGAAAAAATGGAGAAGCTCTTCCAGGTTCTGGAACAGCCAAAATCTCTTGAGGACATAGATCTTTCAGAGTCCTTTATAAAAAATCTTATTCTCAAGATCATCTCAAGCTACGGAAACATAAAGGTCAATCAGATCCATGAAATAACAGGTCTCCATGTTGATATCCTCGAGGAATGCCTGAGGGCAATGGAAAAACAGGATCTATGTGCTCAAACAGGTGGAAGTTTCCTTTTCCCAAGTGTTGAATACACCATAAAGAAGCAGGGACATGAAAAGGCCAAAAAATTGATGCAGGAAAACCCCTACATAGGTACGGCTCCTGTGACCTACGAGGAGTACTTCAAGATAATGGAGGTCCAGCTCAAGGGCAGGTTCCCAATCCACATCCCTGAATACGTGATTGAAGATGCTCTCAAGGATGTTGTTGGTGTTGAAGGTGCTAAAAAAACCCTTGTTGAAGCTGCAATTGGTGGAAAAGGATTTTTCATATACGGACCTCCAGGAACAGGTAAAACCTTCCTCACAAGTAAGATGTCGGATCTTCTACCCCCACTTCTAATTCCAAAGTACATAGAATTCAGCGGTGATGTTATACAACTTTATGACCCTGATTTTCACAAATCACGTGAGGAACAGCCAGAAGATCCACGGTGGGTTAAGGTCTACGCACCCTTTGTTTTCACAGGTTCCGAGCTTTCAACTGAGAAACTCGAAACTAACTTCAACCCGAACAAGGGAGTTTACGAAACCTCCCCAATCATAAAGGCCAATGGTGGAGTTTTACTTCTCGACGACCTTGGAAGACAGAAGGAAGATCACAACGCCCTTTTAAACAGGCTCATTGTGCCTCTGGAGAACAAGAAGGATGTTGTGTATATCAAGGGTGCTCCTGTTATTGTTCAAACCCACTTCATACCCTCATTTTCAACCAACCTTGAAATAACCATAGTTGATGAGGCCCACCTCAGACGTGCACCATTGAACATTCTCCTTGATCCACCAAGCCCCGATGAGATCGTGACTGTTTTCAAGAAGAACCTGGATGCAATGCATGAAGACTACGATGAGGATGTGCTTGAGAGGTTCAGGAGTGTCTATATCCCCATGATCTACGGTGGAGAACAGCTCAAACCAACCTTTGCACATGCAAGGGATGTTGCTCAGATAGCACAGGCCGTGCGTATAAGGCGTGGAGAGGAGAGGATAACAAAGGAAATACTTGAAGAAGCTTTAAACGGCCATATTTTGGTCTCGCTCCAAAGGAAGTACACCCCTGAACTCTTCGAGAGGATCATAAAACAGAAACATTGAAAAGGATTATGTGGAGGAATAATGCCTTAAAAATTCTTTAAAAAGGTTTTAAATCCTTCAAATAATTTTTCATCAAGGTCCCTTCATGAATTTTTTTTGTATGGGGCCTTTGGAATATTTTATAAGCAATGGAAATGTTTTTATCTAAAGCCTTTATAATATAAGAGAGGATGAAATTTTTTAGATCCAAAGATCATTTCACATAAGGGAAGATTTTATAGAGATTTATAAAGGAGATTTTCATATGACATGTAACATACTTGTTGGTGGAGGATGGGGAGATGAAGGTAAGGGAAAATGTATAACCTACCTTTGTTCAAATGATAAACCCGATATCATAGCTAGAGCTGGAGTAGGTCCAAATGCAGGACACTCAGTTGAATTTAATGGCGAAAAATATGGATTGAGGATGATACCTTCAGGATTCGTGCACACAGATGCAAGGCTTCTTATTGGTGCAGGGGTGCTCGTGGACCCTGAGGTGTTCCACTACGAACTCAACTACCTGAACAAGTACAACGTTAAGGAGAGAACCTTTGCAGACTACAGGTGCTCAATTATTGAAGAAAAACACAAACAGCAGGACAGAGCTTCTGAATACCTCTCAAAGAATATTGGAACCACAGGAAGTGGCTGCGGACCTGCAAACAGTGACAGGGTTATGAGGGTTGCAAAACTCGCAAGCCAGATCGAGGAAATGGAAGGATACACAGCAGACGTGCCAACAGAGGTTAACGAGGCCATAGATGCTGGTGAGGATGTGTTCATAGAGGGATCCCAGGGATTCGGATTATCGCTTTACTACGGAACCTACCCCTACGTGACCAGTAAGGACACAACTGCAAGCACAGCTGCAGCAGATGTTGGAGTGGGTCCAACCAAGATCGATGAAGTTATAGTTGTATTCAAATCATACATAACACGTGTAGGTGCAGGCCCATTCAAAACAGAAATAACACAGGATAAGGCAGAGGAAATGCACATAGAAGAGTACGGAACAGTCACAGGAAGAAGGAGGCGTGTTGGTGTATTCGACATGGAACTGGCCAAGGAATCCTGCATGATAAACGGAGCAACCCAGATAGCTCTGACATGTGTTGACAGATTATTCCCACAGTGTGAACGTGTTAAAGAGTACAGTCAACTTTCACCTGAAGTTAAAAACTTCGTTGAGGAGATACAAACTGAA is part of the Methanobacterium aggregans genome and harbors:
- a CDS encoding tetratricopeptide repeat protein, with the protein product MDLSKYKKRTATKKAYRKFRRGKYEESLEVYNNILENYPEHTNAWFGKAMVLEAMGKLENALEFYDKTLELDPGYFGAWYNRGNTLIKLERFSEALDSYDEALKLDPEYFGAWYNRGNTLIKLERFSEALDSYDEALKLEPKNVEVLYNRGYALAYLERFSEALDSYDEVLKRDSKYFDAWYNRGYTLAYLERFSEALDSYDEALKLNPKNAELWYNKAKTFEKLDKPQEAIESYDEALRINLNYVDAWYSRGMVMVKLGKNEEALECFDKSLELNPDFEPALKAKKAISDAEV
- a CDS encoding ATP-binding protein, which produces MNYYHDEKMEKLFQVLEQPKSLEDIDLSESFIKNLILKIISSYGNIKVNQIHEITGLHVDILEECLRAMEKQDLCAQTGGSFLFPSVEYTIKKQGHEKAKKLMQENPYIGTAPVTYEEYFKIMEVQLKGRFPIHIPEYVIEDALKDVVGVEGAKKTLVEAAIGGKGFFIYGPPGTGKTFLTSKMSDLLPPLLIPKYIEFSGDVIQLYDPDFHKSREEQPEDPRWVKVYAPFVFTGSELSTEKLETNFNPNKGVYETSPIIKANGGVLLLDDLGRQKEDHNALLNRLIVPLENKKDVVYIKGAPVIVQTHFIPSFSTNLEITIVDEAHLRRAPLNILLDPPSPDEIVTVFKKNLDAMHEDYDEDVLERFRSVYIPMIYGGEQLKPTFAHARDVAQIAQAVRIRRGEERITKEILEEALNGHILVSLQRKYTPELFERIIKQKH
- a CDS encoding adenylosuccinate synthetase, yielding MTCNILVGGGWGDEGKGKCITYLCSNDKPDIIARAGVGPNAGHSVEFNGEKYGLRMIPSGFVHTDARLLIGAGVLVDPEVFHYELNYLNKYNVKERTFADYRCSIIEEKHKQQDRASEYLSKNIGTTGSGCGPANSDRVMRVAKLASQIEEMEGYTADVPTEVNEAIDAGEDVFIEGSQGFGLSLYYGTYPYVTSKDTTASTAAADVGVGPTKIDEVIVVFKSYITRVGAGPFKTEITQDKAEEMHIEEYGTVTGRRRRVGVFDMELAKESCMINGATQIALTCVDRLFPQCERVKEYSQLSPEVKNFVEEIQTETGVPVTIISTGPDMTDTVDLRDELL